A part of Rattus norvegicus strain BN/NHsdMcwi chromosome 4, GRCr8, whole genome shotgun sequence genomic DNA contains:
- the Ttll3 gene encoding tubulin monoglycylase TTLL3 has translation MAAGHSTLKRHPYSDSLLLWRGFTKGTPHHMGRLRNAKIHVERAVKQKKIFMIHGRYPVIRCLLRQRGWVEKKMVHPPGTILPPPSKDLDSSMLGDSDATEDEDEEESEMFRESQLLDLDGFLEFDDLDGIHALMSRMVRNETPYLIWTTRRDVLDCRFLSKDQMINHYARAGSFTTKVGLCLNLRNLPWFDEADADSFFPRCYRLGAEDDKKAFIEDFWLTAARNVLKLVVKLEGRSQSIPIQAREEEALEDTQPKKQEKKPVTVSSDFVDEALSACEEHLSNIAHKDIDKDPNAPLYLSPDDWSLFLQRYYQIVHQGAELRYLEVQVQRCEDILQQLRAVVPQIDMEGDRNIWIVKPGAKSRGRGITCMDHLDEMLKLVDCNPMLMKDGKWIVQKYIERPLLIFGTKFDLRQWFLVTDWNPLTVWFYRDSYIRFSTQPFSLKNLDNSVHLCNNSIQRHLEASCHRHPMLPPDNMWSSQRFQAHLQEVDAPKAWSTVIVPGMKAAVIHALQTSQDNVQCRKASFELYGADFVFGEDFQPWLIEINASPTMAPSTAVTARLCAGVQADTLRVVIDRRMDRSCDTGAFELIYKQPAVEVPQYVGIRLVVEGSTIKKPMAVGHRRTGVLCSSLPHLLTQQGSGESKGSGSPTHRSAFRKNARVESLGHTTAAEKPETTATTPVPGKGKKAEVAGSLRTLPEVAQLRRGRAGMQTQTLSTSLVSTSRPGCLLPVCTDPRAGSTDSSTASWWALRLCQPQARP, from the exons ATGGCAGCTGGTCACTCAACCCTCAAAAGACATCCTTATTCCG ATTCCCTACTCCTCTGGCGAGGATTCACCAAGGGAACTCCTCACCATATGGGCCGACTCAGAAACGCCAAAATCCACGTAGAGAGAGCCGTCAAG CAGAAGAAGATCTTTATGATTCATGGACGATACCCAGTGATCCGGTGTCTCTTGCGCCAGAGAGGCTGGGTAGAGAAGAAGATGGTGCATCCCCCAGGCACGATCCTGCCACCACCTTCGAAGGATCTAGACAGCTCCATGCTGGGTGACAGCGATGCCACAGAGGATG AGGACGAAGAAGAGAGTGAGATGTTTCGGGAGTCGCAGCTGTTGGACTTGGATGGTTTCTTGGAATTCGACGACCTAGATGGGATACATGCTTTGATG tcCCGCATGGTTCGAAACGAGACCCCTTACCTGATCTGGACCACTCGGCGAGACGTGCTAGATTGTCGCTTCCTTTCCAAGGATCAGATGATAAACCATTATGCCCGTGCCGGCTCCTTCACTACAAAG GTGGGCCTTTGTCTCAACCTCCGGAATCTGCCATGGTTTGATGAGGCTGATGCTGACTCCTTCTTCCCACGATGCTACCGACTGGGGGCAGAGGATGACAAGAAAGCCTTCATAG AGGACTTCTGGCTGACAGCTGCCCGCAACGTTCTCAAGCTGGTGGTGAAGTTGGAAGGGAGGTCACAGTCTATCCCCATCCAGGCAAGAGAGGAAGAGGCCCTAG AAGATACACAGCCCAAGAAACAGGAGAAGAAGCCAGTGACGGTGTCTTCAGACTTTGTGGATGAGGCTCTGAGTGCATGCGAGGAACATCTCAGCAACATAGCCCACAAAGACATCGACAAGGACCCCAACGCCCCACTGTACCTCAGCCCTGACGACTGGTCCCTCTTCCTTCAGCGCTACTACCAAATAGTGCA TCAAGGGGCAGAACTCAGATACCTGGAGGTCCAAGTCCAGCGCTGTGAAGACATCCTACAGCAGCTTCGGGCCGTGGTACCCCAGATAGACATGGAGGGGGATCGGAACATCTGGATCGTGAAGCCCGGAGCCAAGTCCCGAGGCCGAG GGATTACATGCATGGACCACCTGGATGAGATGCTGAAGCTGGTGGACTGCAACCCCATGCTGATGAAGGATGGCAAGTGGATTGTGCAGAAGTACATTGAGCGGCCCCTGCTGATCTTCGGCACCAAgtttgacctgaggcagtggttCCTGGTGACCGACTGGAACCCACTCACTGTGTGGTTCTACCGGGACAGCTACATCCGCTTCTCCACACAGCCTTTCTCCTTGAAGAACCTGGACAA CTCTGTGCACCTGTGTAACAACTCCATCCAGAGACACTTGGAGGCTTCCTGTCACCGACACCCAATGCTGCCTCCGGATAACATGTGGTCCAGCCAGAGGTTTCAGGCCCACTTGCAGGAGGTAGATGCCCCAAAGGCGTGGTCCACTGTCATTGTGCCTGGCATGAAGGCTGCCGTGATCCATGCCCTGCAGACCTCCCAGGACAACGTGCAGTGTCGGAAGGCCAGCTTTGAACTCTATGGGGCTGACTTTGTGTTTGGGGAAGACTTCCAGCCCTGGCTGATTGAAATCAATGCCAGCCCCACCATGGCACCTTCCACAGCTGTCACTGCCCGCCTCTGTGCTGGTGTGCAAGCAGATACCCTGCGTGTGGTCATCGACCGGCGAATGGACCGCAGCTGCGATACAGGAGCCTTTGAGCTCATCTATAAGCAG CCTGCTGTGGAGGTGCCCCAGTACGTGGGTATCCGGCTCGTAGTAGAGGGCTCTACCATCAAGAAGCCCATGGCAGTGGGACATCGGCGGACAGGGGTCCTCTGCTCATCACTCCCTCATCTGCTGACCCAGCAAGGCTCTGGGGAAAGCAAGGGCTCAGGCTCCCCTACCCACAGGTCAGCTTTTAGGAAAAATGCTAGGGTCGAGAGCCTGGGACACACCACCGCCGCCGAGAAGCCAGAAACTACTGCCACCACACCGGTCCctggaaaggggaagaaag
- the Ttll3 gene encoding tubulin monoglycylase TTLL3 isoform X28, whose translation MAAGHSTLKRHPYSDSLLLWRGFTKGTPHHMGRLRNAKIHVERAVKQKKIFMIHGRYPVIRCLLRQRGWVEKKMVHPPGTILPPPSKDLDSSMLGDSDATEDEDEEESEMFRESQLLDLDGFLEFDDLDGIHALMSRMVRNETPYLIWTTRRDVLDCRFLSKDQMINHYARAGSFTTKVGLCLNLRNLPWFDEADADSFFPRCYRLGAEDDKKAFIEDTQPKKQEKKPVTVSSDFVDEALSACEEHLSNIAHKDIDKDPNAPLYLSPDDWSLFLQRYYQIVHQGAELRYLEVQVQRCEDILQQLRAVVPQIDMEGDRNIWIVKPGAKSRGRGITCMDHLDEMLKLVDCNPMLMKDGKWIVQKYIERPLLIFGTKFDLRQWFLVTDWNPLTVWFYRDSYIRFSTQPFSLKNLDNSVHLCNNSIQRHLEASCHRHPMLPPDNMWSSQRFQAHLQEVDAPKAWSTVIVPGMKAAVIHALQTSQDNVQCRKASFELYGADFVFGEDFQPWLIEINASPTMAPSTAVTARLCAGVQADTLRVVIDRRMDRSCDTGAFELIYKQPAVEVPQYVGIRLVVEGSTIKKPMAVGHRRTGVLCSSLPHLLTQQGSGESKGSGSPTHRSAFRKNARVESLGHTTAAEKPETTATTPVPGKGKKGKAKSATALVCLTLQKWEHPNIRVGHIFNRSLGVKKPEAWGNTTFPKCPHPPRATCSPSPSQVSELTLLSEGHE comes from the exons ATGGCAGCTGGTCACTCAACCCTCAAAAGACATCCTTATTCCG ATTCCCTACTCCTCTGGCGAGGATTCACCAAGGGAACTCCTCACCATATGGGCCGACTCAGAAACGCCAAAATCCACGTAGAGAGAGCCGTCAAG CAGAAGAAGATCTTTATGATTCATGGACGATACCCAGTGATCCGGTGTCTCTTGCGCCAGAGAGGCTGGGTAGAGAAGAAGATGGTGCATCCCCCAGGCACGATCCTGCCACCACCTTCGAAGGATCTAGACAGCTCCATGCTGGGTGACAGCGATGCCACAGAGGATG AGGACGAAGAAGAGAGTGAGATGTTTCGGGAGTCGCAGCTGTTGGACTTGGATGGTTTCTTGGAATTCGACGACCTAGATGGGATACATGCTTTGATG tcCCGCATGGTTCGAAACGAGACCCCTTACCTGATCTGGACCACTCGGCGAGACGTGCTAGATTGTCGCTTCCTTTCCAAGGATCAGATGATAAACCATTATGCCCGTGCCGGCTCCTTCACTACAAAG GTGGGCCTTTGTCTCAACCTCCGGAATCTGCCATGGTTTGATGAGGCTGATGCTGACTCCTTCTTCCCACGATGCTACCGACTGGGGGCAGAGGATGACAAGAAAGCCTTCATAG AAGATACACAGCCCAAGAAACAGGAGAAGAAGCCAGTGACGGTGTCTTCAGACTTTGTGGATGAGGCTCTGAGTGCATGCGAGGAACATCTCAGCAACATAGCCCACAAAGACATCGACAAGGACCCCAACGCCCCACTGTACCTCAGCCCTGACGACTGGTCCCTCTTCCTTCAGCGCTACTACCAAATAGTGCA TCAAGGGGCAGAACTCAGATACCTGGAGGTCCAAGTCCAGCGCTGTGAAGACATCCTACAGCAGCTTCGGGCCGTGGTACCCCAGATAGACATGGAGGGGGATCGGAACATCTGGATCGTGAAGCCCGGAGCCAAGTCCCGAGGCCGAG GGATTACATGCATGGACCACCTGGATGAGATGCTGAAGCTGGTGGACTGCAACCCCATGCTGATGAAGGATGGCAAGTGGATTGTGCAGAAGTACATTGAGCGGCCCCTGCTGATCTTCGGCACCAAgtttgacctgaggcagtggttCCTGGTGACCGACTGGAACCCACTCACTGTGTGGTTCTACCGGGACAGCTACATCCGCTTCTCCACACAGCCTTTCTCCTTGAAGAACCTGGACAA CTCTGTGCACCTGTGTAACAACTCCATCCAGAGACACTTGGAGGCTTCCTGTCACCGACACCCAATGCTGCCTCCGGATAACATGTGGTCCAGCCAGAGGTTTCAGGCCCACTTGCAGGAGGTAGATGCCCCAAAGGCGTGGTCCACTGTCATTGTGCCTGGCATGAAGGCTGCCGTGATCCATGCCCTGCAGACCTCCCAGGACAACGTGCAGTGTCGGAAGGCCAGCTTTGAACTCTATGGGGCTGACTTTGTGTTTGGGGAAGACTTCCAGCCCTGGCTGATTGAAATCAATGCCAGCCCCACCATGGCACCTTCCACAGCTGTCACTGCCCGCCTCTGTGCTGGTGTGCAAGCAGATACCCTGCGTGTGGTCATCGACCGGCGAATGGACCGCAGCTGCGATACAGGAGCCTTTGAGCTCATCTATAAGCAG CCTGCTGTGGAGGTGCCCCAGTACGTGGGTATCCGGCTCGTAGTAGAGGGCTCTACCATCAAGAAGCCCATGGCAGTGGGACATCGGCGGACAGGGGTCCTCTGCTCATCACTCCCTCATCTGCTGACCCAGCAAGGCTCTGGGGAAAGCAAGGGCTCAGGCTCCCCTACCCACAGGTCAGCTTTTAGGAAAAATGCTAGGGTCGAGAGCCTGGGACACACCACCGCCGCCGAGAAGCCAGAAACTACTGCCACCACACCGGTCCctggaaaggggaagaaaggcaAGGCAAAAAGTGCCACGGCCCTGGTCTGCCTCACCCTCCAGAAGTGGGAGCACCCCAACATCAGGGTGGGCCACATTTTCAACAGGTCTCTGGGTGTGAAAAAGCCTGAGGCCTGGGGTAATACCACGTTTCCCAAATGCCCCCATCCTCCCAGGGCTACCTGCTCTCCAAGCCCTTCCCAAGTGTCTGAGCTTACTCTGCTGTCAGAAGGCCATGAATGA
- the Ttll3 gene encoding tubulin monoglycylase TTLL3 isoform X14, whose translation MQGLSAPLLLSAEQLGPGAAWYRQEGSSECSWLQRSQPPKHRTNFSSRCPWARNSEFRPSERLQWLGPASARPEVARSGNSQGDCSPLPARHLSSARERFVPGALDTVNPEPACSLVPPTLDEPLPDAPPPPGGEAQNGPPPLTPYRLQTEAAKVEGMGTLECTRDSLLLWRGFTKGTPHHMGRLRNAKIHVERAVKQKKIFMIHGRYPVIRCLLRQRGWVEKKMVHPPGTILPPPSKDLDSSMLGDSDATEDEDEEESEMFRESQLLDLDGFLEFDDLDGIHALMSRMVRNETPYLIWTTRRDVLDCRFLSKDQMINHYARAGSFTTKVGLCLNLRNLPWFDEADADSFFPRCYRLGAEDDKKAFIEDFWLTAARNVLKLVVKLEGRSQSIPIQAREEEALEDTQPKKQEKKPVTVSSDFVDEALSACEEHLSNIAHKDIDKDPNAPLYLSPDDWSLFLQRYYQIVHQGAELRYLEVQVQRCEDILQQLRAVVPQIDMEGDRNIWIVKPGAKSRGRGITCMDHLDEMLKLVDCNPMLMKDGKWIVQKYIERPLLIFGTKFDLRQWFLVTDWNPLTVWFYRDSYIRFSTQPFSLKNLDNSVHLCNNSIQRHLEASCHRHPMLPPDNMWSSQRFQAHLQEVDAPKAWSTVIVPGMKAAVIHALQTSQDNVQCRKASFELYGADFVFGEDFQPWLIEINASPTMAPSTAVTARLCAGVQADTLRVVIDRRMDRSCDTGAFELIYKQPAVEVPQYVGIRLVVEGSTIKKPMAVGHRRTGVLCSSLPHLLTQQGSGESKGSGSPTHRSAFRKNARVESLGHTTAAEKPETTATTPVPGKGKKAEVAGSLRTLPEVAQLRRGRAGMQTQTLSTSLVSTSRPGCLLPVCTDPRAGSTDSSTASWWALRLCQPQARP comes from the exons ATGCAGGGCCTCAGCGCGCCGCTTCTCCTGAGCGCGGAGCAGCTGGGGCCCGGGGCCGCCTGGTACCGCCAGGAGGGCAGCTCGGAGTGTAGCTGGCTCCAGAGGTCACAGCCACCCAAGCACCGCACAAATTTCTCGTCCCGCTGTCCCTGGGCACGCAACTCGGAGTTCCGGCCTTCTGAGAGACTGCAATGGCTAGGTCCCGCCTCCGCCAGGCCAGAGGTGGCGCGCAGTGGCAACAGCCAAGGGGATTGCAGCCCGTTGCCTGCGCGCCACCTAAGCAGCGCTCGGGAGCGGTTCGTGCCCGGTGCTCTGGACACTGTGAACCCCGAACCCGCCTGCTCCCTGGTCCCCCCGACCCTGGATGAGCCCTTGCCTGATGCCCCGCCGCCGCCTGGTGGTGAGGCGCAGAACGGCCCACCACCCCTGACACCCTATCGGCTGCAGACAGAGGCCGCGAAGGTGGAAGGGATGGGGACTCTGGAATGCACTAGAG ATTCCCTACTCCTCTGGCGAGGATTCACCAAGGGAACTCCTCACCATATGGGCCGACTCAGAAACGCCAAAATCCACGTAGAGAGAGCCGTCAAG CAGAAGAAGATCTTTATGATTCATGGACGATACCCAGTGATCCGGTGTCTCTTGCGCCAGAGAGGCTGGGTAGAGAAGAAGATGGTGCATCCCCCAGGCACGATCCTGCCACCACCTTCGAAGGATCTAGACAGCTCCATGCTGGGTGACAGCGATGCCACAGAGGATG AGGACGAAGAAGAGAGTGAGATGTTTCGGGAGTCGCAGCTGTTGGACTTGGATGGTTTCTTGGAATTCGACGACCTAGATGGGATACATGCTTTGATG tcCCGCATGGTTCGAAACGAGACCCCTTACCTGATCTGGACCACTCGGCGAGACGTGCTAGATTGTCGCTTCCTTTCCAAGGATCAGATGATAAACCATTATGCCCGTGCCGGCTCCTTCACTACAAAG GTGGGCCTTTGTCTCAACCTCCGGAATCTGCCATGGTTTGATGAGGCTGATGCTGACTCCTTCTTCCCACGATGCTACCGACTGGGGGCAGAGGATGACAAGAAAGCCTTCATAG AGGACTTCTGGCTGACAGCTGCCCGCAACGTTCTCAAGCTGGTGGTGAAGTTGGAAGGGAGGTCACAGTCTATCCCCATCCAGGCAAGAGAGGAAGAGGCCCTAG AAGATACACAGCCCAAGAAACAGGAGAAGAAGCCAGTGACGGTGTCTTCAGACTTTGTGGATGAGGCTCTGAGTGCATGCGAGGAACATCTCAGCAACATAGCCCACAAAGACATCGACAAGGACCCCAACGCCCCACTGTACCTCAGCCCTGACGACTGGTCCCTCTTCCTTCAGCGCTACTACCAAATAGTGCA TCAAGGGGCAGAACTCAGATACCTGGAGGTCCAAGTCCAGCGCTGTGAAGACATCCTACAGCAGCTTCGGGCCGTGGTACCCCAGATAGACATGGAGGGGGATCGGAACATCTGGATCGTGAAGCCCGGAGCCAAGTCCCGAGGCCGAG GGATTACATGCATGGACCACCTGGATGAGATGCTGAAGCTGGTGGACTGCAACCCCATGCTGATGAAGGATGGCAAGTGGATTGTGCAGAAGTACATTGAGCGGCCCCTGCTGATCTTCGGCACCAAgtttgacctgaggcagtggttCCTGGTGACCGACTGGAACCCACTCACTGTGTGGTTCTACCGGGACAGCTACATCCGCTTCTCCACACAGCCTTTCTCCTTGAAGAACCTGGACAA CTCTGTGCACCTGTGTAACAACTCCATCCAGAGACACTTGGAGGCTTCCTGTCACCGACACCCAATGCTGCCTCCGGATAACATGTGGTCCAGCCAGAGGTTTCAGGCCCACTTGCAGGAGGTAGATGCCCCAAAGGCGTGGTCCACTGTCATTGTGCCTGGCATGAAGGCTGCCGTGATCCATGCCCTGCAGACCTCCCAGGACAACGTGCAGTGTCGGAAGGCCAGCTTTGAACTCTATGGGGCTGACTTTGTGTTTGGGGAAGACTTCCAGCCCTGGCTGATTGAAATCAATGCCAGCCCCACCATGGCACCTTCCACAGCTGTCACTGCCCGCCTCTGTGCTGGTGTGCAAGCAGATACCCTGCGTGTGGTCATCGACCGGCGAATGGACCGCAGCTGCGATACAGGAGCCTTTGAGCTCATCTATAAGCAG CCTGCTGTGGAGGTGCCCCAGTACGTGGGTATCCGGCTCGTAGTAGAGGGCTCTACCATCAAGAAGCCCATGGCAGTGGGACATCGGCGGACAGGGGTCCTCTGCTCATCACTCCCTCATCTGCTGACCCAGCAAGGCTCTGGGGAAAGCAAGGGCTCAGGCTCCCCTACCCACAGGTCAGCTTTTAGGAAAAATGCTAGGGTCGAGAGCCTGGGACACACCACCGCCGCCGAGAAGCCAGAAACTACTGCCACCACACCGGTCCctggaaaggggaagaaag
- the Ttll3 gene encoding tubulin monoglycylase TTLL3 isoform X24 gives MQGLSAPLLLSAEQLGPGAAWYRQEGSSECSWLQRSQPPKHRTNFSSRCPWARNSEFRPSERLQWLGPASARPEVARSGNSQGDCSPLPARHLSSARERFVPGALDTVNPEPACSLVPPTLDEPLPDAPPPPGGEAQNGPPPLTPYRLQTEAAKVEGMGTLECTRDSLLLWRGFTKGTPHHMGRLRNAKIHVERAVKQKKIFMIHGRYPVIRCLLRQRGWVEKKMVHPPGTILPPPSKDLDSSMLGDSDATEDEDEEESEMFRESQLLDLDGFLEFDDLDGIHALMSRMVRNETPYLIWTTRRDVLDCRFLSKDQMINHYARAGSFTTKVGLCLNLRNLPWFDEADADSFFPRCYRLGAEDDKKAFIEDFWLTAARNVLKLVVKLEGRSQSIPIQAREEEALEDTQPKKQEKKPVTVSSDFVDEALSACEEHLSNIAHKDIDKDPNAPLYLSPDDWSLFLQRYYQIVQPHSPQVLLSPYSQGAELRYLEVQVQRCEDILQQLRAVVPQIDMEGDRNIWIVKPGAKSRGRGITCMDHLDEMLKLVDCNPMLMKDGKWIVQKYIERPLLIFGTKFDLRQWFLVTDWNPLTVWFYRDSYIRFSTQPFSLKNLDNSVHLCNNSIQRHLEASCHRHPMLPPDNMWSSQRFQAHLQEVDAPKAWSTVIVPGMKAAVIHALQTSQDNVQCRKASFELYGADFVFGEDFQPWLIEINASPTMAPSTAVTARLCAGVQADTLRVVIDRRMDRSCDTGAFELIYKQTLSTSLVSTSRPGCLLPVCTDPRAGSTDSSTASWWALRLCQPQARP, from the exons ATGCAGGGCCTCAGCGCGCCGCTTCTCCTGAGCGCGGAGCAGCTGGGGCCCGGGGCCGCCTGGTACCGCCAGGAGGGCAGCTCGGAGTGTAGCTGGCTCCAGAGGTCACAGCCACCCAAGCACCGCACAAATTTCTCGTCCCGCTGTCCCTGGGCACGCAACTCGGAGTTCCGGCCTTCTGAGAGACTGCAATGGCTAGGTCCCGCCTCCGCCAGGCCAGAGGTGGCGCGCAGTGGCAACAGCCAAGGGGATTGCAGCCCGTTGCCTGCGCGCCACCTAAGCAGCGCTCGGGAGCGGTTCGTGCCCGGTGCTCTGGACACTGTGAACCCCGAACCCGCCTGCTCCCTGGTCCCCCCGACCCTGGATGAGCCCTTGCCTGATGCCCCGCCGCCGCCTGGTGGTGAGGCGCAGAACGGCCCACCACCCCTGACACCCTATCGGCTGCAGACAGAGGCCGCGAAGGTGGAAGGGATGGGGACTCTGGAATGCACTAGAG ATTCCCTACTCCTCTGGCGAGGATTCACCAAGGGAACTCCTCACCATATGGGCCGACTCAGAAACGCCAAAATCCACGTAGAGAGAGCCGTCAAG CAGAAGAAGATCTTTATGATTCATGGACGATACCCAGTGATCCGGTGTCTCTTGCGCCAGAGAGGCTGGGTAGAGAAGAAGATGGTGCATCCCCCAGGCACGATCCTGCCACCACCTTCGAAGGATCTAGACAGCTCCATGCTGGGTGACAGCGATGCCACAGAGGATG AGGACGAAGAAGAGAGTGAGATGTTTCGGGAGTCGCAGCTGTTGGACTTGGATGGTTTCTTGGAATTCGACGACCTAGATGGGATACATGCTTTGATG tcCCGCATGGTTCGAAACGAGACCCCTTACCTGATCTGGACCACTCGGCGAGACGTGCTAGATTGTCGCTTCCTTTCCAAGGATCAGATGATAAACCATTATGCCCGTGCCGGCTCCTTCACTACAAAG GTGGGCCTTTGTCTCAACCTCCGGAATCTGCCATGGTTTGATGAGGCTGATGCTGACTCCTTCTTCCCACGATGCTACCGACTGGGGGCAGAGGATGACAAGAAAGCCTTCATAG AGGACTTCTGGCTGACAGCTGCCCGCAACGTTCTCAAGCTGGTGGTGAAGTTGGAAGGGAGGTCACAGTCTATCCCCATCCAGGCAAGAGAGGAAGAGGCCCTAG AAGATACACAGCCCAAGAAACAGGAGAAGAAGCCAGTGACGGTGTCTTCAGACTTTGTGGATGAGGCTCTGAGTGCATGCGAGGAACATCTCAGCAACATAGCCCACAAAGACATCGACAAGGACCCCAACGCCCCACTGTACCTCAGCCCTGACGACTGGTCCCTCTTCCTTCAGCGCTACTACCAAATAGTGCA GCCTCACTCTCCCCAAGTCCTACTGTCTCCATACAGTCAAGGGGCAGAACTCAGATACCTGGAGGTCCAAGTCCAGCGCTGTGAAGACATCCTACAGCAGCTTCGGGCCGTGGTACCCCAGATAGACATGGAGGGGGATCGGAACATCTGGATCGTGAAGCCCGGAGCCAAGTCCCGAGGCCGAG GGATTACATGCATGGACCACCTGGATGAGATGCTGAAGCTGGTGGACTGCAACCCCATGCTGATGAAGGATGGCAAGTGGATTGTGCAGAAGTACATTGAGCGGCCCCTGCTGATCTTCGGCACCAAgtttgacctgaggcagtggttCCTGGTGACCGACTGGAACCCACTCACTGTGTGGTTCTACCGGGACAGCTACATCCGCTTCTCCACACAGCCTTTCTCCTTGAAGAACCTGGACAA CTCTGTGCACCTGTGTAACAACTCCATCCAGAGACACTTGGAGGCTTCCTGTCACCGACACCCAATGCTGCCTCCGGATAACATGTGGTCCAGCCAGAGGTTTCAGGCCCACTTGCAGGAGGTAGATGCCCCAAAGGCGTGGTCCACTGTCATTGTGCCTGGCATGAAGGCTGCCGTGATCCATGCCCTGCAGACCTCCCAGGACAACGTGCAGTGTCGGAAGGCCAGCTTTGAACTCTATGGGGCTGACTTTGTGTTTGGGGAAGACTTCCAGCCCTGGCTGATTGAAATCAATGCCAGCCCCACCATGGCACCTTCCACAGCTGTCACTGCCCGCCTCTGTGCTGGTGTGCAAGCAGATACCCTGCGTGTGGTCATCGACCGGCGAATGGACCGCAGCTGCGATACAGGAGCCTTTGAGCTCATCTATAAGCAG